The genomic region TTTTTCGAACATTTCATTCGGCTCTGCCGAGCACCTGCATCTGCTGACCGAGTCGATCAAACTGGCCTTTGCCGACCGGGCCAAGCTCTATGCCGATATGGATTTCTATAAAACCCCGGTCGACAGACTGATTTCCAAGGACTACGCCAACGAGCGCCGGAAACTCATCGACCCGAACCGGGCGATGAAAAAAGTCGCCGCCGGTCCGAAGGTGCTGCAGGAAGGCGACACCATTTACCTGACCACAGCCGACAAGGACGGCAACATGGTGTCACTGATCCAGAGCAATTACCGCGGCATGGGCTCCGGCATGACCCCGCCGGGCCTGGGCTTCATCCTGCAGGATCGCGGCGAGCTGTTCTCGCTGGAGGAAGGCCACGCCAACGTCTACGCACCGGGCAAGCGTCCGTTCCAGACCATCATCCCGGCCTTTATCACCAAGGACGGCAAGCCCTGGGTGTCGTTCGGCCTGATGGGCGGCGGCATGCAGCCGCAGGGCCATGTCCAGATCGTCATGAACCTGATCGATTTCGGCATGAACCTGCAGGAAGCCGGCGACGCGCCAAGGCTGTATTGGGAGTCGGTGCAGGAGCCGACCGGCGGCACGATGACCGACGGCGGTACCGTGCATCTGGAATCGGGTTTCGGCTGGGAAGTGATTCGCGGCCTGCTGCAAAAAGGCCATCAAGTGCAATGGGCGCTCGGCCCTTACGGCGGCTATCAGGCGATCCAGAAAGCCGACAACGGCGTATATATCGGCGCCAGTGAGTCGAGGAAGGACGGGCAAGCGGCCGGTTACTAGATAATTGTCCACCTCGGCGTACCCTTCAGACGGTACGCCGGTCTTTCGTTGTATAGCTTGCCGTCGCGGTAGCGCTTGTCACAAAAGCGGCCGCGCATTACCCTTGCACGCCCCGTGTTTAGTGGTATTGGCATGAAAAGCGTTCTGGTGCTCTGGTACTCGCAGAGTGGTCAACTGGCCCAAGTAATGGAACAGGTGGTTTTTCCGTTGCGCATGGCGTCGGATATCCGCCTCGAAGAGCGTCAGCTTGAGCCGCAAACACCCTACCCGTTTCCCTGGTCGTTCTGGCAGTTTCTCGATGCCTTTCCGGAAACCGTGACGCTGAAACCGGGACCGATCAAGCCGTTGCATCTGGACCTGAATCAGCGCTACGACCTGATCATCATCGGCTACCCGATTTGGTTCCTGTCGCCGCCACCGCCGCTGACCGCCTTTCTGCAAAGCGAAGAAGCCAAACGCTTGCTGCCGAATACCCCGGTGGTCACCGTTACCGCCTGCCGCAATATGTGGCTAATGGCGCAGGAAACGGTGAAAACCTTACTCAATCGCAATGGCGCCAATCATGTCGACCATATTGCCTTGACCGATCAGGGCGATGCCTTTTCAACATTTATCACGACACCACGCTGGATGTTGACCGGCAAGAAAAACGCGTTCTGGAAATTCCCGCCGGCCGGTGTTGCCCCCAGCGACATCAACGCCAGCTCGCGCTTTGGTGAGGCGATTAAGGAAGCGCTACGCAAAGGCCAACAGCAACGCAGTATGTTGCAAGGGCTCGGTGCCTGCGATGTCGATGCCCGTTTGATCGCCAGCGAAAAAATCGGCAAGCGCTCATTCACCATCTGGGGCACGTTACTGTCGAAACTCGGCAAACCCGGTTCATTTATCCGCCGCATTGGCCTTGGTATTTATGTCACGTTCCTGCTGGCGATGATCATTACCGTCGTGCCGATCACGATGCTGATTAAATTCCTGTTGCGGCCGCTGCTGAAGAACAAACTGGAGCAGTTGAAGCAACAGTTCGAACAACCTTCTGGTTCATCCCGGGACCGCATACGAACAGCATCATGAACGCTTACATCAATCGCATTGCGGCTTATCTGCCCAATGAACCGATCGCCAACGAGCAAATGGAACAATTGCTCGGCACGGTCAACAGCAAACCTTCACGCAGCAAGCGCATCGTGTTGCGCAACAATGGCATTCAAAAACGCCATTATGTGCTGTGTCCGAACACTGGTCAGCCGCGTTACAACAACGCCTCACTGACCGCGCAGGCTGTGCGCCGCTTGTGCGGCGAGCAATTCGCACTGGAACAACTCGATTGCCTGAGTGTCGGCACCTCGATGCCCGATCAACTGATGCCGAACCATGGCGTCATGGTTCATGGCGAACTCGGCAATCCGGCCTGCGAAGTCGTGACCACCGCCGGCATTTGTCTGGCTGGCACGACAGCGCTGAAATATGCCTGGATGAGCGTGCTGACCGGCCAGGCCGAACGGGCCGTGGCGACCGGTTCGGAAGTGGCGTCGCTGGTCATGCGTTCGCAGCAATTCGAAGCCGAAACGGCTGCGCGTATTCAGGCGCTGGAAGAAAATCCTGAACTCGCTTTCGAAAAAGATTTTCTGCGCTGGATGCTGTCCGATGCCGCCGGCGCGGTGCTGATTCAGTCGCGTCCGAACGCCGAGGATATTTCCTTGCGCATCGACTGGATTGATGTCTTTTCTTATGCTCATGAACTGCCCGCGTGCATGTATGCCGGCGCGGTCAAGGATGAAGCCGGCAAGCTGCGCGGCTGGAGCCAGTTCTCCCACGCCGAACTTGGCGCCCAGTCGGTCATGGCCGTCAAACAGGACGTCAAATTGCTGAACAGCAATGTCGTCAATTACTGCCTGGTGAAACCGCTGCAAAGTCTGAGGAAAAAACGCGGGCTTAGCGCCGAACAAATCGACTGGTTCCTGCCGCATATGTCCTCGTACTTTTTCGAGAAACCGATCGCCGAAGGCCTCGCGGAAATCGGCATGGCCATTCCGGCTGAGCGCTGGTTCACCAATCTGAAAGAGCGCGGTAACACCGGCTCGGCCTCCATCTATTTGATGCTGGAAGAAATCTTCAATCAGCGCGTCTGCCAAAAAGGCCAGCGCTTACTCTGCTTTGTGCCGGAAAGCGGGCGCTTTTCCAGCGCTTTCATTCATCTGACCGTGGTCTGAAACCATGCAGCAAAAAGACGTCAGCCAGACTCACAGCGACATTCTGCAAGGCCAGCGCAAAATCGTTTACGCGCTCGACGACAACGGCGAATACAAGCGCGTACCAAGCAGCGGCTGGGAGGCCGAGGAACTGGTCACCCAGGATGCCAATGACTGGTTCGATCAACAGGCCGCCGAGGCGCTGAGTGAATACCAGCGCGGCCAGTGTTCGATTCTGAAGTTTCATATGTTCAAGCGCCGGATGGACGCCGAAACCTTGAGTCAGGCCACCGGTATCTGGTTATGGCGGGTGCGCCGGCATTTACGCGCTGGCGGTTTTGAACAACTCAAATCTTCGCTGCAACAACGTTATGCCGAAGCACTGGGCGCCAGTGTCGAGCAACTGCTGACCATCGACGGCCAATAACCCTTTCAGGAAACCCCATGTCCGAGGCGACGACGTTTACCCATTACCAATCCGCGCACTGCGAAAGCGGCGTTTCTGCTTCGATGCTGCGCCATCATGGATTTCCGGTCAGCGAAGCGATGGTCTTTGGCTTGTCGAGCGCGCTGTCGTTTGCTTTTCTGCCATTCATCAAAATCAATCAGCTGCCGTTGATTGCCTACCGGATGCCTCCGCGTTTTATCGTCAACGGCCTGCGCAAGCTGCTGCAACTGCCGATGAAATTCGAAACCTTCGGCAATGCTGAAGCCGGCATGAAGCGACTGGATCAGTTGTTGGCCGAAGGCCGCGTCGTCGGCTTGCAGACCTCGGTATTTTTTCTGCCGTATTTTCCGCCGTCGATGCGCTTCCATTTCAATGCCCATAACCTGATGGTCATTGGCAAGGAAGGCGATGACTACCTGATCAGCGACCCGGTTTTCGAGAACGTTACCCGCTGTGCCAGTGCCGACTTGCAACGGGCGCGTTTTGTTCGTGGCGTATTGGCGCCAAAGGGTCTGCTGTATTTCCTCGACGGCGAACCGGGCAAAACTATCGATCGCGAGATGGTGCTGAAAGCGCTGAAGAAAACTTGCCGGATCATGCTGTATACGCCGGTGTCATTCATTGGTGCCAGCGGCGTCAAAAGCCTGGCCAAGGCGCTGAAGAAAATCAGTGGTAAAAAGGATGAGGCTTACATCAAACGCTACATCGGTCATGTGATTCGAATGCAAGAAGAAATCGGCACCGGCGGTGCTGGCTTTCGTTTTCTGTACGCGGCATTTCTGCAAGAAGCAGGGCAGCAGTTCAATTTACCCGAGCTGAAATCGTTCTCGACGAGATTAACTGCGATCGGTGACGAGTGGCGTGAGTTCGCCGTCAAGGCAGCGCGCATGAGCAAAGGCCGGTTGAAATTGAATACCTCGGAATTGATCACGTTTCTGGAAAACCTGTCGGCCGCGGAAGATCAATTTTTCCGCGACTTGTACGCCTACGTCAAAGCGCAGTAAGTCAGCAGCGATTTATTCCCGCATCAGCGCTTGCAAGCGCCAACTGGCCAACAACAACAGCAATAAACCGAGCGTAAACAACAGCGTTGTCGGCAACCACAATTGCCCGATATCAGCTTGACCGCTGAGCACTTCAATCAAGCCTTCCATGCCCCAGTTCATCGGCGAATAGGCAGCGAGCTCACGCATGAATTGTGGCATCACCAAGGTCGGCACCATGATGCCACCGATGGCGCCGAGCAGGATATTGCCGACACCGCCAAACATCGTTGCCTGCTCGGTGGTTTTCGCGACCGTTGCGATCAGGAAAGCCAAGCCCAATGCCGCTGCGCTGACCGCGGATATCATCAGCCACAGCGCCAGCCAATGCTCGCCGATAATCAAGGTATCGCCGCCAAACAGCGGCACCACATAACGGCCGACCAGCAACATCAATCCGGCTTGAATCAGATTGACCAGATGGAACGGCAGCCATTTACCGGCCAGGATCAGCAGCGGCGAAACGCGCATCGCGGCCAGACGCATCAATGTGCCCTGTTGACGCTCACCGATGATGACATTCGACAGCGGAATGACGACGAAAAACATGCCGAAGGTCAGCCAGGCAGGCACCGATTGTTGTACGGCGTTCAGTGCCTGTTGCTGTTCGACCAGATGACGAGCATTGACCTGAATTGATTTATCAACCGAGTAACTGCTGCCAAATTGTTTCAGTTGCGGATTCAATACCTTATTGATGCGCACAACGGCGAGCGCCCGTTCCAGGCGTGCTTGCAGCGCCTGAACAATGGCCATCGACACACTTGGCTTGGCCAGTATTTCCAAAGCAATGGGTTGATTGACGTTGTGCAAGTCGTCATCGAATTCTTCCGGCAGTACGATGGCCCAAACCACATCAGCCTGATGTAAATCCTCGATCACTGGCGAGCGATCGGAAAAGACTGTCGCCCCCTGCAATTGCATTTCTTCCAGCAGCCAGTCGAGTGCCTCCGAAGGTTGACCATAGACGATAGGTAAACCGGTGGCATGCAACGACGGTTTGAAGGTGTCTTTCAGCGCCAACGACATGACCAGAATGAACACGGCCGGCATCACGAACAGCACCAGCAAACCATGCCAATCACGCAGCAGGCAACGCCATTCTTTTTCCAGCAAGGCCAGCAGCTTCATGATCAATCCCGCAAACGATGATGAGTCAGTTGCATGAAAACCTGCTCCAGATGTTGATGGCCGCGGCGCATTGCAATGATTTGCGCGCCCTGCGCAGTAAACCACTGGCAAAGTTCGCTGATGGTATTTGACTGGGCGCAGGCAAAACGAAATTCATCGCGCTCGCGGGCCAGCAATGGTGTCGGTGCCAGGCTCCAGTCAAGCTGCTCAAACTCGCTCAAGGTAAACACCACTTCGCTGCTTTGCTGCTGCAATAACTCCGCGACCGAACCATTGGCCAGCAACACGCCGCGATCGACGATTGCGACTTCATCGCAAATCGCCTGCACCTCGTCCATATAATGCGAGGTGTACAGCACACTGATGCCGGTTGCCGCCAATTCACGGACGGCATTCAACAGGTAAGCACGCGATTGCGGATCGACACCAACGGTGGGTTCATCGAGCAGCAGCACATCGGGTTCGGCCAGCAAGCCAATGGCCAGGTTCAAACGCCGTTTCATGCCGCCGGAAAGTTGTGCCGCCTGTTTGTTCAGAAAGGCGCCGAGCTGGGCAATGTCGATGACTTTCGCGAGTGATTCCGCCGGCGCAGCGGTCGGCGTCATCCGGGAAAAAAATTTCAGATTTTCCGCGACGGTCAAGCTCGGATAAAACGCAAAATCCTGCGGCACCAGCGACACTCGTTTCGCTGACGAATACCATTCACCGCTGGCGGCTTTGCGCATGCCGGTGATGATCGAAATCAGCGTTGATTTGCCGGCGCCATTGGGCCCAAGCAAACCGAGAATGCGACCCGGATGCAGGGCCAGCGAGACGCCATTCAGGGCGTTTTCGGACGCGCCGGGATAGGCGTAACGGATATCGTTCAGCCGAATGATAGCGTTGGAGTTACAGCGAGCGCGGTCGGCCAAAACCAGGTCCATCCCCATTGCGAACTGAAATAAGTGGACAGAATCCACCGCTGTGCGCCCGCAAGCGGACGACGAAACCGATTGATGGCCAGCAACAAATCGCTGAGCACAAACAACGCCACCAAGACCAGCGTCCAGCACCAGAGGCCGCCGCGCTGCCAGCAGAGCAGGCCCGACAGCATCAGCAATATGACCAGACTGGCGCCATAAATGGTAACGCCGACCCGCAGCAAGCTTGAGCCCGGTCGCAACCAGCGCGCGATACTGCCACCGATGATCAATGCCGGCAAGGCCAGCAACAGCATTGTTGTCGTACTGAGCGTCAGTGGCTGCCAAAGCAACGCGATCAATAGCAAGTGACCAACGAGAAACGCCAACAGGCCAAGCAGAAATCCACGTTTGACCAGTAGCGCGACATCACCAAGCCAGCAGAACAGGAAATAGCCGGACAGCAACCACGGCACCGGGCCTTCGATACCGCTCTGCAGCGTATACAACATGATCAGTAGCGGCAGTGGCTTCAGCCACGGGTAGGCTTTCGATTGCCGGTCGCCGGCAATAGTCGCGGCGATGGCAGCGATGGCTGCGGCGGCAAGCCCGTAGACGAACATCAGAGATCGAACTGGCCGGTGTTCAACAAGACCAACGTGCAGGCCTCTTCAAAGGCTATGCCACTATCACGCAAGGCTTGCTGCACCTCTTCCGATTCGGTGCCTGGATTGAAAATGACCCGGCGCGGCTTCAGGCCGACGATGGCCGGGATCAGCGGTTTCAGCCGATCGGCGCCGAGATAGAGTGTCAATGTGTCGACCGGTTGCTTAATCTCGGACAGTTGCGGCACGACATCGATGCCATCGATGACTTTCCGGGTCGGGTGCACCGGTATCACCTTGTGACCGTGTTCGCGCAGTAACTTCTGCGCCTTGTTGGCGTAACGCTCGGGCTTGTCACTGGCGCCGAGTATGGCAACGGTTTGGCGGGTGGACATCGCGGCTCTCCAGAAAGGGACAGGGACCGCGAGCGGTCCCTGTGTCAGGGTAAAACCCCGGTTTACAGACTGAACTTGATCGGTATGTCGATCGTGTAAGGCTCGTCCGGCAGCTCTTTCGGCATTGCCGGTAGCGGCATGGTTTTGTTGACCATGTCGGTCATTTCCCGGTCTAACAGACGATGGCCAGTGCTTTCGACAATTTCGGTACCCAGCAGCGTACCGCGTTTGTCGACCGTTACCCGAATAACGCCCTCACCCTGCAATTTCTCGCGGAAAGCTTTGACCGGGTAATTGACGTTCTTCTTGAACAGGTTGATGGCATCGCGCTTGTAGTCACCGAACAACAAGTCGGGGTCAACAAAAGCCTGTTCCAGCAATGTGGTCGGCAGCTCCAGGCTGAGTACCGTCTCGGCCGGTTTCGGTTCTGGCTTCGGGGCCGGCTTGCTTGGCGCCGGTTTGGTTTCGGCCTGGGCGACTTCGGTTTTTGTTTCAGCCGGCTTGCTGTCCGCTGACTTACCGTTACTCGTTTTTTCCGCCGATGCAAGTGTCTCAGCCGGTTCTGGCTTGGTTTCAGCAGGCTTGCTGGCCGCAGGTTTTGGTTCGGCTTTTGCCGGTGCGGTGGCCACCACTTTCGGCTCAGGCTTCGCTTCCGGTTTGACTTCCGGCTTCGGCTCATCTTTGACCGCCGCGAAACTGCGATTCGGCAGCGGTAGCAAGGCTTCGTAGCTGGCGGTCAACTCGCTGGTGGCTTTAGCCGAATTGCCACCGAGAATGCCGGTTTTGAAACTTTGTGCCGGCGGGTTGTCGCCGACCCAGGAATTCAGCAGCAAGTTAAACAGCGCTCCGGATTTGACCGTTTTCAGCAGCGTGCCGTTGCCATATACCTTGACGCCCTGGCCCGGTACATGGTCGATATCGATGCGGTCACCGCGGCGCAGGTTTTCCTGAAATGCCGAGGCGAATTCGAGAATATATTGGCCCTGGCCCTGCCAGACCGCGCGGGGATTGTTCAAGGCGATGCGCTCTTTCAGCTTGCGCACCATTTCCCGCGATGACCAATTGTCCTGCAGGATTTTCATCGTCATCCGCTTCGGCACTGACTCATCGAGTGCCTCTTCGACGCTTTTGACATTGCCCGGCAGGTACAGCGCGCCCATGTAAACCTCGGTGCGCAGTTCCTGAGCATTCCCCAAACCAAACAGCGGCAATTCAGTGTTGGCGACACGCACGGTATCGGCAAACGCCGACGACAGGCTCAGCAACCAGCCAGTCAGCGCGAGGCGCCACATGACAGTTAAAGCTTTCATTTTGTAGTTCCGGCAGAGTTTACGGCGGTGGAACGGCGATATTCCAACAGCGTTTGGCGACAACGCTGTCTGAAAACGTTAACGGAATCACATTCATCCGTCCAGCGGAAAGCGAAGTCCAAAAGTCTTATCGGCGCTTGGCATATCGACGTTTACGGAAACGTAAAGCGAACAATGAGGCAAGAAAAAAGGGGCATTTGCCCCTTTTTTCTTTTGCCGATTACATCAGCTCTTTGCAGGTATCGCGTTCTTCCTGCAGCTCTTTTTCCGACTCTTTCATTTTGCCGACGATGAAGTCATCAGTGGCCAGATCGGTGATGATCGTCCATTCACCGTTTTTGCAGGTGACCGGATACGAGTAGATCAAACCTTTCTCAATGCCGTAGCTGCCATCGGAGGCAACCGCCATTGACGTCCAGTCGCCATCAGCGGTGCCGAGCACCCAGTCGTGCATGTGGTCAACAACAGCGTTGGCAGCGGAAGCGGCGCTCGATGCACCACGGGCGGCAATGACGGCCGCGCCGCGCTTGGCAACCGTCGGCATAAAGGTGTCTCGGGTCCAGGCTTGGTCGTTGACAACGCTTGGCGCCGCTTTGCCGTTGACCAGCGCATGGGTGATGTCCGGTACCTGGGTCGTCGAGTGGTTGCCCCAGATGATGAATTTCTTGATGTCAGCGACTTTGCTACCGGCTTTTTCGGCCAGCTGGTGCAGACCACGGTTGTGATCGAGACGTGTCAGCGCGGTGATGTTGCGCGGATTGATGCTCGGGGCATTCTTGCTGAGGATGTAGGCGTTGGTGTTGGCCGGGTTGCCGACCACGACGATCTTGATGTTCTTGCTGGCGACCTTGTCGATGATTTTTCCGAGGCTGGAGAAGATTTTGCCGTTGTCTTTCAGCAGATCGCTGCGCTCCATGCCCGGACCGCGCGGCTTGGCGCCGACCAGCAGGCCGTAATCGGCATCCTTGAATGCCACTTCAGCGTTATCGGTCGGCACAATGCCGTGCAACAGCGGAAACGCGCAGTCATTCAGCTCCATCGCCACCGCTTCCAGCACTTTCAGGGCCGGAGTGATTTCCAGCAATTGCAGAATCACCGGCTGGTCCTTGCCAAACATTTCGCCATTGGCGACACGGAACAGCAGGGAATAACAGATTTGGCCGGCGGCGCCGGTCACCGCTACGCGTACAGGTTGTTTCATGGCAGATCCTTAACGTTGAGCAAACCGGCCGGAAACGGCCGGGTGGACTGGATTTCGAGGGCGCAAACTTTAGCATAAATCTCTGCCCAATCGAGCCGGCGCCGACTATGCTTTTAGCTCTATTCCGCTGTTGCTTGCTCCCCACCATATCGATGCTTCGATACCGATTCACCTGCTTATTGTTGCTTGCGCTGCTTACCGGCACCTTGCCGTTGATGGCGGCCGACCCCGCGCCGGAGCGGATTCTGCTCGACGAGAATCATCCGCCATTCAGCTACCGTGATGCCGATGGCAAGCCACAAGGACTCAGCCTGGAACTCAGTCGACTGCTGATCAAGCAACTGCAGTGGCCAACCTCGGTGGAATTGATCAGTTGGGCGCGGGCAGAAAGCCGTCTGCGCGCCGGCGAACCGGTGTTAATTGGCGCCACACTCCGCACCACCGAACGGGAACGACAAGACTATTTGCAATGGTCGCTGCGATTATTCTCGCAGCACAACTACCTCTACCGTTTACGCGAACGGCAAAGCGAACTACCGGTGTCATCATTGCGCGACTTGAACCGTTACCGCATTGGTACGGTTGCTCGCAGCGGCAGCTACCAACAATTGCTACAGGCCGGCGTTCAACCGGGGAACATCGATACCGTCAGTCATGGCTTGCAGAATGTTGACAAGCTACTGCGGCGACGTGTCGACTTCATCACGATGCAACCGGCGATGCTGCATCATTTTGCCCGCCATCACCATGCCGATATCGCCCGTTTTGACGTCGCGCTGACCTTGGCCGATATCAGTGAATTCTATCTCTGTGCCCCTCGCGTCGCGCCAGAGTCGTGGACAGCAGACTTGCAGCGCAGCTGGCAACAATTGGAACAGCAAGGTCAATTCACCGCGATTCGACAGCGGTATGGCTTGAGCAAATAGCATCAGTTTGGTCCAACCGGATACCTAGACAGAACAATTGGTTATTTCGTTGCCCCTCTGGAACAACACAGGCGGACGATGGTGTCCACACCATTCGCCTCTTTCGAGCAATTATCCGGATGTTCAATGCACAACTGATGTCGTCTATGCTGAACAGCAATAGCTTAAGGTCAACGGAGTCAACGACATGAATAACCACGAACTGCAAAAACGCCGTGAAGCGGCAGTGGCACGTGGCGTTGGCCACGCCACTCAGCGCTACGCCGTCAAAGCGGAAAACGCCGAGATCTGGGATGCCGATGGCAACTGCCTGATCGACTTCGCTGGCGGCATCGGCGTACTGAACACCGGTCATCGGCATCCAAAAATCATGGCAGCCGTGGAAAAGCAACAACAGGCATTTATTCACAGTTGTTTTCAGGTGATGCCGTATGAGCCTTACATTGCGCTGGCCGAAAAACTCAACGCGCTGGCGCCGATCAAAGGCGAATGCAAATCGGTGTTTTTGACCACCGGCGCCGAAGCAGTGGAAAATGCCGTCAAGATTGCTCGCGCCCATACCGGTCGGCCCGGTGTGATCGCATTCAGCGGCGGTTTTCATGGCCGCACGATGATGGGCATGGCGCTGACCGGCAAAGTGGTGCCGTACAAACTCGGTTTTGGTCCGTTCCCGGCCGATGTTTATCACGCCCGTTTTCCGCACCCGTATCATGGCGTTTCGGTCGAACAAGCCTTGTCCGATCTGGAGCATTTATTCAAAACCGAAATCGATCCGCGTCGCCTCGCCGCGTTCATTCTCGAACCGGTGCAAGGTGAAGGCGGTTTCACGGTGACGCCTCCGGAATTCATGCGCAAACTGCGGGAAATCGCCGACGCCCACGGCGCCCTGATCATTGCCGATGAAGTGCAAAGCGGCTTTGCCCGCACCGGCAAATTTTTCGCGATGGAACATTACGATGTCCAGGCCGACTTGATCACGGTGGCAAAATCGATCGGCGGTGGCTTTCCATTGTCTGGCGTCATCGGCAAAGCCGAGATCATGGATGCACCATTACCCGGCGGGCTTGGCGGTACGTACGGCGGCAACCCGGTCGCCTGCGCGGCAGCCTTGGCTGTCATTGATGTCATCGAAAACGAATCGCTGCTCAAGCGCTCACAGGAACTGGGCGAACGATTCAGGAACGCGATGAAAGATCTGCAACAGCATGCGCGTCTCGGTGTCGGGGAAATTCGCGGCCTCGGTGGCATGGTGGCGTTTGAAGTGATCAAACCCGGCAGCAGCAATACCCCGGACCCGGATCGCACCCGGTCGCTGGTATTGGCGGCCGCAGAAAAAGGTTTGCTGTTGCTGTCCTGCGGTGTTTACGCCAATACCATTCGGGTGTTGGTGCCGTTGACGATCAGCGATGACTTATTCACGACGGCGCTGTCACGCTTACAACGAGCGCTGGAGCAGGTTGCCGACAAAAATTAATGCTTCAGGGTCTCGGCAAGCTGCGTCAATAAACTACGAAAGCCCTGATCTTCCCGGGTGCTACGCTGAAAAATCGCGTTCACCCGATCAGCCGCCTCGTTCAGCATATTGCTGAGCCGCTCTTCTTCAATGTTCGTCAAACTCAGGCGCGGAAACTCCGCGCTCAAATCATTCAGGATCTTGTCGAGCTCGGCGCTGCTGCGCGCGGTCATCGCCAGCTTGGCGTTTTCCATGTCGGCAATAATCTGCTGCAGAATAATCACGGTGGTTTGAATCCGATTGGCACGCTCCTGAGCACGTTTTTCCAGGATCAGTGCCGCGATGCGTGCCTCCAATGCACTGGCGAGAAAATACAAATGGTCTTTCAGCGTGCCGTAATATTCGGTCTGCTGAATCGGCATATTGCGCACCAGAATCGCGACATGCGCGAAATTGATCACGGTACGCGAGCCGAAATCATAGAAGCGGCCCAATCCGCGCGAGCTTTCAATGATTTCCTGTTCAATATTGCGTAACTGACCGTCATCGGAGAAAAAATCGATGCCGCGATCATGAAACACGCCGACGCTGGCATGCAGTTGCCATTCGTTCAACACTTTCAGTGCCGCCCGCACCACCTGTTCAAAACTGATGCAGGAAAAGCCATGTTCCATGAATTGCAGTAGGCGACCAAGCCGAGCGTTCAGATTCATGCTGTGCGCGGCGACCGCATTGGATTCATCAAGCTGGCGACGCATCGCGTCCGATTCCTGATGCTTTTGCCATAGCCGCTGTGTGCGTGCGGCTAGCACGGCGCTGTGTATCGGCAAGTGCGCGTAGTCATAACCGCCGCGGGTCAGATCACGTAATGAGGCAACCGGGAAATCCTGCTCGATCAAAAACAAGATAAACGGCAGCGCTTCGGCATGCTCAGCCAACAACTCACGCAAGCGCCTATCGAAATCCGGCAAGCGGGTATCAACAAATAC from Permianibacter aggregans harbors:
- a CDS encoding TonB family protein, translating into MKALTVMWRLALTGWLLSLSSAFADTVRVANTELPLFGLGNAQELRTEVYMGALYLPGNVKSVEEALDESVPKRMTMKILQDNWSSREMVRKLKERIALNNPRAVWQGQGQYILEFASAFQENLRRGDRIDIDHVPGQGVKVYGNGTLLKTVKSGALFNLLLNSWVGDNPPAQSFKTGILGGNSAKATSELTASYEALLPLPNRSFAAVKDEPKPEVKPEAKPEPKVVATAPAKAEPKPAASKPAETKPEPAETLASAEKTSNGKSADSKPAETKTEVAQAETKPAPSKPAPKPEPKPAETVLSLELPTTLLEQAFVDPDLLFGDYKRDAINLFKKNVNYPVKAFREKLQGEGVIRVTVDKRGTLLGTEIVESTGHRLLDREMTDMVNKTMPLPAMPKELPDEPYTIDIPIKFSL
- a CDS encoding malate dehydrogenase; its protein translation is MKQPVRVAVTGAAGQICYSLLFRVANGEMFGKDQPVILQLLEITPALKVLEAVAMELNDCAFPLLHGIVPTDNAEVAFKDADYGLLVGAKPRGPGMERSDLLKDNGKIFSSLGKIIDKVASKNIKIVVVGNPANTNAYILSKNAPSINPRNITALTRLDHNRGLHQLAEKAGSKVADIKKFIIWGNHSTTQVPDITHALVNGKAAPSVVNDQAWTRDTFMPTVAKRGAAVIAARGASSAASAANAVVDHMHDWVLGTADGDWTSMAVASDGSYGIEKGLIYSYPVTCKNGEWTIITDLATDDFIVGKMKESEKELQEERDTCKELM
- a CDS encoding substrate-binding periplasmic protein; amino-acid sequence: MLRYRFTCLLLLALLTGTLPLMAADPAPERILLDENHPPFSYRDADGKPQGLSLELSRLLIKQLQWPTSVELISWARAESRLRAGEPVLIGATLRTTERERQDYLQWSLRLFSQHNYLYRLRERQSELPVSSLRDLNRYRIGTVARSGSYQQLLQAGVQPGNIDTVSHGLQNVDKLLRRRVDFITMQPAMLHHFARHHHADIARFDVALTLADISEFYLCAPRVAPESWTADLQRSWQQLEQQGQFTAIRQRYGLSK
- the gabT gene encoding 4-aminobutyrate--2-oxoglutarate transaminase, with product MNNHELQKRREAAVARGVGHATQRYAVKAENAEIWDADGNCLIDFAGGIGVLNTGHRHPKIMAAVEKQQQAFIHSCFQVMPYEPYIALAEKLNALAPIKGECKSVFLTTGAEAVENAVKIARAHTGRPGVIAFSGGFHGRTMMGMALTGKVVPYKLGFGPFPADVYHARFPHPYHGVSVEQALSDLEHLFKTEIDPRRLAAFILEPVQGEGGFTVTPPEFMRKLREIADAHGALIIADEVQSGFARTGKFFAMEHYDVQADLITVAKSIGGGFPLSGVIGKAEIMDAPLPGGLGGTYGGNPVACAAALAVIDVIENESLLKRSQELGERFRNAMKDLQQHARLGVGEIRGLGGMVAFEVIKPGSSNTPDPDRTRSLVLAAAEKGLLLLSCGVYANTIRVLVPLTISDDLFTTALSRLQRALEQVADKN
- a CDS encoding response regulator codes for the protein MFNVAFIAESAEQATWSSAFAEAGLRCVAPEAPDVHIVFVDTRLPDFDRRLRELLAEHAEALPFILFLIEQDFPVASLRDLTRGGYDYAHLPIHSAVLAARTQRLWQKHQESDAMRRQLDESNAVAAHSMNLNARLGRLLQFMEHGFSCISFEQVVRAALKVLNEWQLHASVGVFHDRGIDFFSDDGQLRNIEQEIIESSRGLGRFYDFGSRTVINFAHVAILVRNMPIQQTEYYGTLKDHLYFLASALEARIAALILEKRAQERANRIQTTVIILQQIIADMENAKLAMTARSSAELDKILNDLSAEFPRLSLTNIEEERLSNMLNEAADRVNAIFQRSTREDQGFRSLLTQLAETLKH